The following proteins come from a genomic window of Megalobrama amblycephala isolate DHTTF-2021 linkage group LG1, ASM1881202v1, whole genome shotgun sequence:
- the strada gene encoding STE20-related kinase adapter protein alpha isoform X2: MSFLRWVSEKLSVESLRDLELFGEQTQASPLRKAHEDSQESLSPIPRRDTMGSFLPDNNAYELRTVIGRGLEDLMTVNLARYRPTGEHVAIRRIDLDSCTNDMVNYLQGELHVSKLFHHPCILPYKSVFIAENELWVITPFMAYGSARDLISTHFADGLSEQTIAYILLGVLRALEYIHQMGYVHRSVKASHILISADGQVYLSGLRSIFSLIRHGQRARVVHDFPQYSVKVLPWLSPEVLQQNLQGYDFRSDIYSLGITACELANGHVPFKDMPATQMLLEKLNGTVPCLLDTTTIPPEELSMKPSRSGADSGICEGPSAGGVRHTNGEPSSSSAGNPYSRTFSPHFHGFVELCLQRDPEKRPSASSLIGHPFIKQIKRRPSEALPELLRSVSPISSLDCMQPQDSPTGLASLESDLSQLDVDDWDF; this comes from the exons AGCAAACTCAGGCAAGCCCACTAAGGAAA GCCCATGAGGACAGTCAAGAGTCTCTGAGCCCTATCCCACGCAGGGACACGATGGGAAGCTTTCTTCCAGACAACAACGCCTATGAGTTGCGCACTGTCATAG GTCGAGGTTTGGAGGATTTGATGACAGTGAATCTGGCCAGGTATAGACCTACAGGGGAGCATGTGGCCATCCGCCGTATTGACCTGGATTCCTGTACTAATGACATGGTCAATTACTTACAG GGAGAACTCCATGTGTCTAAGCTGTTCCACCACCCCTGTATCCTCCCATACAAGAGCGTCTTCATTGCTGAGAATGAACTGTGGGTGATAACGCCCTTCATGGCCTACG GTTCAGCTCGAGACTTGATCAGTACACATTTTGCTGATGGTTTGAGCGAGCAGACAATTGCCTACATCCTGCTGGGTGTACTGAGAGCGCTGGAGTACATACATCAGATGGGCTACGTTCACCG GAGTGTGAAGGCAAGCCACATCCTGATTTCAGCAGATGGGCAGGTGTATTTGTCCGGTCTTAGGAGTATCTTCAGCTTGATTCGTCACGGTCAGAGAGCACGCGTTGTACACGATTTTCCCCAGTACAGTGTTAAAGTGCTACCTTGGCTCAGTCCAGAGGTTCTGCAGCag AATCTTCAGGGATATGACTTCCGCTCAGACATTTACAGTTTGGGCATCACTGCATGTGAGCTAGCTAATGGACACGTGCCCTTTAAAGACATGCCTGCTACGCAG ATGTTGTTAGAGAAGTTGAATGGTACAGTCCCCTGCCTTCTGGACACCACCACCATCCCCCCTGAAGAACTGAGCATGAAACCGTCTCGCTCGGGGGCCGACTCTGGGATCTGTGAGGGCCCCAGTGCCGGTGGAGTTCGCCACACTAACGGAGAGCCCTCATCCTCCTCTGCGGGAAACCCATACAGCCGGACCTTCAGTCCTCACTTTCATGGCTTTGTGGAACTTTGTCTGCAGAGAGATCCTGAGAAAAG ACCTTCTGCCAGCTCTCTGATAGGCCATCCCTTCATCAAACAA ATAAAGCGCAGACCATCCGAGGCTCTTCCTGAGCTCCTGCGTTCAGTTTCTCCAATCAGCAGCCTAGACTGCATGCAGCCTCAGGATTCGCCCACTGGACTGGCAAGTCTGGAGTCTGATCTCAGCCAGCTGGATGTGGATGACTGGGACTTTTGA
- the strada gene encoding STE20-related kinase adapter protein alpha isoform X1: MSFLRWVSEKLSVESLRDLELFGEQTQASPLRKSFAMAGIYQCMRKKNPSPLQNQAHEDSQESLSPIPRRDTMGSFLPDNNAYELRTVIGRGLEDLMTVNLARYRPTGEHVAIRRIDLDSCTNDMVNYLQGELHVSKLFHHPCILPYKSVFIAENELWVITPFMAYGSARDLISTHFADGLSEQTIAYILLGVLRALEYIHQMGYVHRSVKASHILISADGQVYLSGLRSIFSLIRHGQRARVVHDFPQYSVKVLPWLSPEVLQQNLQGYDFRSDIYSLGITACELANGHVPFKDMPATQMLLEKLNGTVPCLLDTTTIPPEELSMKPSRSGADSGICEGPSAGGVRHTNGEPSSSSAGNPYSRTFSPHFHGFVELCLQRDPEKRPSASSLIGHPFIKQIKRRPSEALPELLRSVSPISSLDCMQPQDSPTGLASLESDLSQLDVDDWDF; the protein is encoded by the exons AGCAAACTCAGGCAAGCCCACTAAGGAAA AGCTTTGCAATGGCTGGGATTTATCAGTGTATGCGCAAAAAAAACCCTTCCCCTCTTCAAAACCAG GCCCATGAGGACAGTCAAGAGTCTCTGAGCCCTATCCCACGCAGGGACACGATGGGAAGCTTTCTTCCAGACAACAACGCCTATGAGTTGCGCACTGTCATAG GTCGAGGTTTGGAGGATTTGATGACAGTGAATCTGGCCAGGTATAGACCTACAGGGGAGCATGTGGCCATCCGCCGTATTGACCTGGATTCCTGTACTAATGACATGGTCAATTACTTACAG GGAGAACTCCATGTGTCTAAGCTGTTCCACCACCCCTGTATCCTCCCATACAAGAGCGTCTTCATTGCTGAGAATGAACTGTGGGTGATAACGCCCTTCATGGCCTACG GTTCAGCTCGAGACTTGATCAGTACACATTTTGCTGATGGTTTGAGCGAGCAGACAATTGCCTACATCCTGCTGGGTGTACTGAGAGCGCTGGAGTACATACATCAGATGGGCTACGTTCACCG GAGTGTGAAGGCAAGCCACATCCTGATTTCAGCAGATGGGCAGGTGTATTTGTCCGGTCTTAGGAGTATCTTCAGCTTGATTCGTCACGGTCAGAGAGCACGCGTTGTACACGATTTTCCCCAGTACAGTGTTAAAGTGCTACCTTGGCTCAGTCCAGAGGTTCTGCAGCag AATCTTCAGGGATATGACTTCCGCTCAGACATTTACAGTTTGGGCATCACTGCATGTGAGCTAGCTAATGGACACGTGCCCTTTAAAGACATGCCTGCTACGCAG ATGTTGTTAGAGAAGTTGAATGGTACAGTCCCCTGCCTTCTGGACACCACCACCATCCCCCCTGAAGAACTGAGCATGAAACCGTCTCGCTCGGGGGCCGACTCTGGGATCTGTGAGGGCCCCAGTGCCGGTGGAGTTCGCCACACTAACGGAGAGCCCTCATCCTCCTCTGCGGGAAACCCATACAGCCGGACCTTCAGTCCTCACTTTCATGGCTTTGTGGAACTTTGTCTGCAGAGAGATCCTGAGAAAAG ACCTTCTGCCAGCTCTCTGATAGGCCATCCCTTCATCAAACAA ATAAAGCGCAGACCATCCGAGGCTCTTCCTGAGCTCCTGCGTTCAGTTTCTCCAATCAGCAGCCTAGACTGCATGCAGCCTCAGGATTCGCCCACTGGACTGGCAAGTCTGGAGTCTGATCTCAGCCAGCTGGATGTGGATGACTGGGACTTTTGA
- the strada gene encoding STE20-related kinase adapter protein alpha isoform X3, producing the protein MGSFLPDNNAYELRTVIGRGLEDLMTVNLARYRPTGEHVAIRRIDLDSCTNDMVNYLQGELHVSKLFHHPCILPYKSVFIAENELWVITPFMAYGSARDLISTHFADGLSEQTIAYILLGVLRALEYIHQMGYVHRSVKASHILISADGQVYLSGLRSIFSLIRHGQRARVVHDFPQYSVKVLPWLSPEVLQQNLQGYDFRSDIYSLGITACELANGHVPFKDMPATQMLLEKLNGTVPCLLDTTTIPPEELSMKPSRSGADSGICEGPSAGGVRHTNGEPSSSSAGNPYSRTFSPHFHGFVELCLQRDPEKRPSASSLIGHPFIKQIKRRPSEALPELLRSVSPISSLDCMQPQDSPTGLASLESDLSQLDVDDWDF; encoded by the exons ATGGGAAGCTTTCTTCCAGACAACAACGCCTATGAGTTGCGCACTGTCATAG GTCGAGGTTTGGAGGATTTGATGACAGTGAATCTGGCCAGGTATAGACCTACAGGGGAGCATGTGGCCATCCGCCGTATTGACCTGGATTCCTGTACTAATGACATGGTCAATTACTTACAG GGAGAACTCCATGTGTCTAAGCTGTTCCACCACCCCTGTATCCTCCCATACAAGAGCGTCTTCATTGCTGAGAATGAACTGTGGGTGATAACGCCCTTCATGGCCTACG GTTCAGCTCGAGACTTGATCAGTACACATTTTGCTGATGGTTTGAGCGAGCAGACAATTGCCTACATCCTGCTGGGTGTACTGAGAGCGCTGGAGTACATACATCAGATGGGCTACGTTCACCG GAGTGTGAAGGCAAGCCACATCCTGATTTCAGCAGATGGGCAGGTGTATTTGTCCGGTCTTAGGAGTATCTTCAGCTTGATTCGTCACGGTCAGAGAGCACGCGTTGTACACGATTTTCCCCAGTACAGTGTTAAAGTGCTACCTTGGCTCAGTCCAGAGGTTCTGCAGCag AATCTTCAGGGATATGACTTCCGCTCAGACATTTACAGTTTGGGCATCACTGCATGTGAGCTAGCTAATGGACACGTGCCCTTTAAAGACATGCCTGCTACGCAG ATGTTGTTAGAGAAGTTGAATGGTACAGTCCCCTGCCTTCTGGACACCACCACCATCCCCCCTGAAGAACTGAGCATGAAACCGTCTCGCTCGGGGGCCGACTCTGGGATCTGTGAGGGCCCCAGTGCCGGTGGAGTTCGCCACACTAACGGAGAGCCCTCATCCTCCTCTGCGGGAAACCCATACAGCCGGACCTTCAGTCCTCACTTTCATGGCTTTGTGGAACTTTGTCTGCAGAGAGATCCTGAGAAAAG ACCTTCTGCCAGCTCTCTGATAGGCCATCCCTTCATCAAACAA ATAAAGCGCAGACCATCCGAGGCTCTTCCTGAGCTCCTGCGTTCAGTTTCTCCAATCAGCAGCCTAGACTGCATGCAGCCTCAGGATTCGCCCACTGGACTGGCAAGTCTGGAGTCTGATCTCAGCCAGCTGGATGTGGATGACTGGGACTTTTGA
- the rnf113a gene encoding E3 ubiquitin-protein ligase RNF113A isoform X1, translated as MAESEEPKTTCKFLFKKSNKKFSARKRNASDSDKDRSSGEEGSAVVRKKKAAITNPMIQKTKKVEKEAVSSSESEEEKQDKRVTVAYKSTRSAKPEGPDDMGATAVYELDTERDKDAQAIFERSQKIQEELTGKEDDKIYRGINNYHKFIKPKDSTMGNASSGMVRKGPIRAPEHLRATVRWDYQPDICKDYKETGFCGFGDSCKFLHDRSDYKHGWQIERELEEGRYGANDDENYEVSSDEEDLPFKCFICRESFKNPIITKCRHYFCETCALQHYRKSKRCYVCNQQTNGVFNPAKELMAKMQKQQAAADQPPSDEDD; from the exons ATGGCGGAGTCAGAAGAGCCTAAGACAACCTGCAAGTTTCTTTTTAAGAAATCAAACAAGAAATTTTCTGCACGGAAAAGAAATGCAAGTGATAGCGATAAAG ACAGGAGTAGCGGCGAGGAGGGCAGTGCTGTggtcagaaagaagaaagctGCTATCACGAACCCCATGATTCAGAAA ACAAAGAAAGTGGAGAAGGAAGCGGTCTCATCAAGTGAAAGTGAAGAGGAGAAACAAGACAAGAGAGTCACTGTCGCTTACAAGTCGACTCGGTCAGCG aaACCAGAGGGACCGGATGACATGGGGGCCACTGCTGTTTATGAGTTGGACACAGAGAGGGACAAAGATGCTCAGGCCATATTTGAGCGCAGCCAGAAGATTCAAGAG GAGTTGACTGGTAAAGAAGACGATAAGATTTATCGTGGCATCAACAACTACCACAAATTCATTAAACCCAAAGATTCCACCATGGGCAATGCCTCCTCTGGTATGGTCAG GAAAGGACCAATCAGAGCCCCTGAGCACCTCAGGGCCACAGTCCGGTGGGATTACCAGCCTGACATTTGTAAAGACTATAAAGAGACAGGCTTCTGTGGGTTTGGAG ACAGCTGTAAGTTTCTGCATGACCGTTCAGACTACAAGCACGGCTGGCAGATTGAGCGAGAGCTTGAAGAAGGAAGATACGGGGCAAACG ACGATGAGAACTACGAAGTGAGCAGCGACGAGGAAGATCTTCCTTTCAAGTGTTTCATTTGTAGGGAGTCCTTTAAGAACCCTATTATTACAAA gtGCCGGCACTACTTCTGCGAGACCTGTGCTCTCCAGCACTACCGCAAGTCTAAGCGCTGCTATGTTTGTAACCAGCAGACCAATGGTGTCTTCAACCCGGCTAAAG AGCTCATGGCTAAGATGCAGAAACAGCAGGCAGCTGCTGACCAGCCTCCCTCAGATGAAGATGACTAG
- the rnf113a gene encoding E3 ubiquitin-protein ligase RNF113A isoform X2 has translation MKTVCCSGGLNGFQRRFTRDRSSGEEGSAVVRKKKAAITNPMIQKTKKVEKEAVSSSESEEEKQDKRVTVAYKSTRSAKPEGPDDMGATAVYELDTERDKDAQAIFERSQKIQEELTGKEDDKIYRGINNYHKFIKPKDSTMGNASSGMVRKGPIRAPEHLRATVRWDYQPDICKDYKETGFCGFGDSCKFLHDRSDYKHGWQIERELEEGRYGANDDENYEVSSDEEDLPFKCFICRESFKNPIITKCRHYFCETCALQHYRKSKRCYVCNQQTNGVFNPAKELMAKMQKQQAAADQPPSDEDD, from the exons ATGAAGACAGTCTGCTGCAGTGGAGGACTGAACGGGTTTCAACGCCGTTTTACCAGAG ACAGGAGTAGCGGCGAGGAGGGCAGTGCTGTggtcagaaagaagaaagctGCTATCACGAACCCCATGATTCAGAAA ACAAAGAAAGTGGAGAAGGAAGCGGTCTCATCAAGTGAAAGTGAAGAGGAGAAACAAGACAAGAGAGTCACTGTCGCTTACAAGTCGACTCGGTCAGCG aaACCAGAGGGACCGGATGACATGGGGGCCACTGCTGTTTATGAGTTGGACACAGAGAGGGACAAAGATGCTCAGGCCATATTTGAGCGCAGCCAGAAGATTCAAGAG GAGTTGACTGGTAAAGAAGACGATAAGATTTATCGTGGCATCAACAACTACCACAAATTCATTAAACCCAAAGATTCCACCATGGGCAATGCCTCCTCTGGTATGGTCAG GAAAGGACCAATCAGAGCCCCTGAGCACCTCAGGGCCACAGTCCGGTGGGATTACCAGCCTGACATTTGTAAAGACTATAAAGAGACAGGCTTCTGTGGGTTTGGAG ACAGCTGTAAGTTTCTGCATGACCGTTCAGACTACAAGCACGGCTGGCAGATTGAGCGAGAGCTTGAAGAAGGAAGATACGGGGCAAACG ACGATGAGAACTACGAAGTGAGCAGCGACGAGGAAGATCTTCCTTTCAAGTGTTTCATTTGTAGGGAGTCCTTTAAGAACCCTATTATTACAAA gtGCCGGCACTACTTCTGCGAGACCTGTGCTCTCCAGCACTACCGCAAGTCTAAGCGCTGCTATGTTTGTAACCAGCAGACCAATGGTGTCTTCAACCCGGCTAAAG AGCTCATGGCTAAGATGCAGAAACAGCAGGCAGCTGCTGACCAGCCTCCCTCAGATGAAGATGACTAG
- the snrnp70 gene encoding U1 small nuclear ribonucleoprotein 70 kDa, protein MTQFLPPNLLALFAPRDPIPFLPQLEKLPHEKHHNQPYCGIAPFIRHFEDPRDAPPPTRAETREERLERKRREKMERRQVVVETELKLWDPHNDTNAQGDAFKTLFVARINYDTTESKLRREFEVYGPIKRIYIVYNKKTGKPRGYAFIEYEHERDMHSAYKHADGKKIDGRRVLVDVERGRTVKGWRPRRLGGGLGGTRRGGADVNIKHSGRDDTSRYDDRPIGSDRDRDRGERRERSRERDRDKERGERRRSRSRERRRRTRSRERERAVAVPGEEAGGSSRRRDRERDRGVAGDSRERSRDRDRERDRKRRSRSRDRKRDRERGKGADGGEEGMGGLGDGMMPEGGERGMEDPLAGEPGRGEDGGPEGEERGRDRDKDRERDRDRKRSHRDKDRDRDRERRRDRDRDREHKRDRGDRDRGERREDRHVSSSGDQEGLGNGGEGGDGPVPPQSEEGSQDGMRMMMMDQDSIQSGEGYASNENGYRLEGQGDEY, encoded by the exons ATGACTCAATTTCTTCCGCCGAACCTGCTGGCATTGTTTGCCCCGCGGGACCCGATACCGTTCCTGCCTCAGCTGGAGAAGCTTCCCCACGAGAAACACCACAACCAGCCGTACTGCGGAATTGCCCCTTTCATCCGGCATTTTGAG GACCCCAGAGATGCCCCGCCACCCACAAGAGCAGAGACGCGGGAGGAGAGGTTGGAGAGGAAG AGAAGAGAGAAGATGGAAAGGAGGCAAGTAGTGGTGGAAACAGAACTGAAGCTAT GGGACCCACATAACGATACTAATGCTCAAGGAGATGCGTTTAAGACCTTGTTTGTTGCTCGAATT AATTATGACACCACAGAATCCAAACTACGGCGTGAGTTTGAAGTATATGGTCCTATCAAACGG atCTACATTGTCTACAACAAGAAAACTGGAAAACCAAGAGGCTATGCATTCATTGAATATGAACACGAAAGAGACATGCACT CTGCCTACAAGCATGCGGATGGCAAAAAGATTGATGGACGTAGAGTACTTGTTGATGTTGAAAGAGGACGAACGGTCAAAGGATGGCGCCCCCGACGACTTG GTGGAGGTCTTGGGGGTACAAGGCGAGGAGGGGCAGATGTCAACATCAAACACTCTGGCAGAGATGACACCTCCCGCTATGATGACCGACCAATTGGCAG TGACCGAGATCGGGATCGTGGCGAACGCAGGGAGCGCAGTCGCGAACGTGACCGAGACAAGGAGCGTGGAGAGCGCCGCCGCTCTCGGTCCCGGGAGAGACGGAGACGCACCAGATCTCGTGAGCGTGAGAGGGCCGTTGCGGTTCCGGGGGAGGAGGCTGGGGGCAGCAGCCGACGtcgagacagagaaagagacagaggtGTCGCCGGAGACAGCCGAGAGAGGAGTAGAGACCGGGATAGAGAAAGAGACCGCAAGAGGAGAAGCAGGAGCAGGGATAGAAAGAGAGATAGGGAAAGAGGCAAAGGTGCAGATGGAGGAGAGGAAGGCATGGGCGGGCTAGGTGACGGAATGATGCCAGAAGGGGGAGAAAGGGGTATGGAGGACCCCTTGGCTGGTGAACCAGGACGAGGTGAGGATGGAGGGCCTGAAGGAGAGGAGAGAGGAAGGGATCGAGACAAAGACAGGGAAAGAGACCGTGATAGGAAGCGCAGCCATAGAGATAAAGATAGAGACAGAGATCGGGAAAGAAGGCGAGATAGGGATAGAGATCGTGAACACAAGCGGGACCGGGGTGATCGGGACCGTGGGGAGCGGAGGGAAGATAGGCACGTATCATCCTCAGGAGATCAAGAGGGTTTGGGTAACGGCGGTGAAGGGGGTGACGGGCCAGTGCCGCCACAATCAGAAGAAGGTTCACAGGATgggatgaggatgatgatgatggatcAGGATTCCATACAGTCAGGAGAGGGCTATGCCTCCAATGAGAACGGGTACAGGCTGGAGGGCCAGGGTGATGAGTACTGA
- the lin7b gene encoding protein lin-7 homolog B, translating to MMSSYYHTGKEVDMAAMTEPLCLERDVCRVIELLDRLQRSGELPPPKLQALQRVLQSKFCAAIREVYEQLYDTLDIVGGPEVRAQATAKATVAAFAASEGHAHPRVVELPKTDEGLGFNIMGGKEQNSPIYISRVIPGGVADRQGGLKRGDQLLSVNGVSVEGEHHEKAVELLKAAQGSVKLVVRYTPKVLEEMEARFEKMRSARRRQQHTSYSSLESRG from the exons ATGATGTCATCGTATTATCATACGGGGAAAGAGGTGGATATGGCGGCGATGACGGAACCGCTCTGCTTGGAAAGAG ATGTTTGCAGAGTGATAGAACTGTTGGACAGGCTTCAAAGAAGCGGTGAGCTTCCTCCTCCCAAACTTCAGGCTCTACAGAGAGTTCTACAGAGCAAGTTCTGTGCTGCCATCAGAGAG GTCTACGAGCAGCTTTATGATACGTTGGACATTGTAGGTGGGCCTGAGGTCCGAGCACAAGCCACTGCCAAG GCCACAGTAGCAGCGTTTGCAGCCAGTGAAGGCCATGCACACCCAAGAGTGGTTGAACTCCCTAAAACGGACGAGGGGCTTGGGTTCAACATCATGGGGGGGAAAGAACAAAATTCTCCCATCTACATATCCAGGGTCATCCCAGGAGGTGTTGCTGACCGACAGGGTGGTCTGAAGAGAGGAGATCAACTGCTCTCTGTAAATGGAGTG AGTGTGGAGGGAGAACACCATGAGAAAGCTGTAGAGTTGCTAAAGGCAGCTCAGGGTTCAGTGAAACTGGTGGTGCGTTACACCCCTAAAGTCCTAGAAGAGATGGAAGCCAGGTTTGAGAAGATGAGAAGTGCCAGGAGACGCCAACAACATACCAGCTACTC GTCTTTGGAGTCCAGGGGTTAA